In a single window of the Bactrocera dorsalis isolate Fly_Bdor chromosome 2, ASM2337382v1, whole genome shotgun sequence genome:
- the LOC105222493 gene encoding nicalin-1 isoform X2, which translates to MFEDAENFADIFRGGLPYLLIALPVLLICSANPVLASSEFSVQRMSQFDVNGVAYGCRASALSLEAKSLYTWSTGRHCVVAKLQDLTIDQFREIRQKAGGLVILLPQHVSDMTFEEKEHLNLLEQAMLAQPNSIPIYFSPYNSELERIITDITRTTSKNVEGKAQRTSAATELLSSISANGYQVIVSGASHLASKNSRIPIIQGELAATTKILKQMESGGESNSKLPLIVITSHLNTFGLYNEYPLNADAAVLLTLADVFSKLHSTPNAVPKYRLLFLLTESGTLLNFQGVKKWLDENVQLQNVDFVLCLDTITQSLNAETGNLYMHVSKPPKEGTAMNDFFKLLKNVAAQYGNVTVDGVHKKINLADQQLAWEHERFSMRRLPAFTISALKSPKEPARATIFKDEEEQIIAQTQQHAKILAETLAHYVYGLQEPYEIFAGPMGINKKLIKAYLQVKSALHNNDLKNAFEKYLKNVKIMYDKPDTRDPDFMFYDGQEARLNVYHVKPAIFDLFLTILICAYLASVYFVIQFFPALYDTVCKMTKPQVLTQANSNNTKSKVN; encoded by the exons ATGTTTGAGGATGCTGAGAATTTTGCGGATATTTTCCGTGGTGGACTGCCCTATCTACTGATTGCTCTACCAGTTTTACTCATTTGCTCAGCCAATCCTGTATTGGCATCCAGCGAATTCTCCGTGCAACGGATGTCACAGTTCGATGTAAATGGAGTGGCTTATG GATGTCGTGCATCTGCATTATCGCTAGAGGCGAAATCTCTCTATACTTGGAGTACTGGCAGGCACTGTGTAGTTgcaaa ATTACAAGATTTAACTATTGATCAGTTCCGTGAAATACGGCAAAAAGCTGGAGGTTTGGTTATACTGCTACCGCAGCATGTCAGTGATATGACATTTGAGGAAAAAGAG CACCTCAATTTGCTTGAACAAGCTATGCTGGCACAGCCAAATTCAATTCCCATATATTTCTCGCCGTATAACTCCGAGCTCGAGCGTATCATAACGGATATTACAAGAACAACCTCCAAAAATGTTGAGGGCAAAGCTCAACGCACATCAGCAGCTACAGAGCTGCTGTCATCGATATCGGCCAATGGTTATCAGGTTATTGTATCTGGTGCGAGTCATTTAGCTAGCAAAAATAGTAGAATACCAATTATACAAGGTGAATTGGCGGCCACTAcgaaaattttgaagcaaatggAAAGTGGCGGCGAGTCCAACAGCAAATTGCCATTAATTGTCATAACCTCACATCTCAACACATTCGGATTGTATAAT GAATATCCTTTGAACGCCGATGCCGCTGTGTTGCTAACACTCGCGGATGTATTTAGTAAATTGCACAGCACACCTAACGCAGTGCCTAAATATCGCTTATTATTCTTACTCACAGAATCCGGAACACTGTTGAACTTCCAAGGAGTCAAAAAGTGGCTCGATGAGAATGTGCAACTGCAG AACGTTGATTTTGTGCTCTGTTTAGACACGATTACCCAATCGTTGAACGCTGAAACTGGCAACCTTTACATGCACGTCTCGAAACCACCCAAAGAGGGCACCGCAATGAATGATTTCTTCAAATTACTTAAAAACGTAGCAGCACAATATGGCAATGTTACAGTCGATGGTGTACATAAGAAGATCAATTTGGCCGATCAGCAACTCGCCTGGGAGCATGAACGTTTCAGCATGCGCCGTTTGCCAGCTTTCACGATATCCGCATTGAAATCACCCAAAGAGCCAGCACGCGCCACTATATTCAAAGACGAAGAAGAGCAAATTATTGCGCAAACGCAACAGCATGCTAAAATTTTAGCTGAAACGTTAGCACATTACGTGTATGGTTTACAAGAGCCATATGAAATCTTTGCTGGGCCAATG ggTATCAATAAGAAACTCATTAAAGCTTATCTGCAAGTCAAATCTGCGCTACATAATAACGACCTGAAGAACGCTTTCGAAAAGTACCTAAAGAATGTGAAGATCATGTACGATAAACCCGACACACGTGATCCGGACTTTATGTTCTACGATGGTCAAGAAGCACGCCTAAATGTATATCACGTGAAACCTGCCATTTTCGATCTCTTCCTTACCATACTCATATGCGCATACCTCGCCTCAGTGTACTTTGTCATACAATTCTTTCCAGCGTTATACGACACCGTTTGCAAAATGACCAAACCGCAAGTTCTGACGCAAGCCAATTCCAATAATACAAAATCTAAAGTAAATtag
- the LOC105222493 gene encoding nicalin-1 isoform X1 codes for MFEDAENFADIFRGGLPYLLIALPVLLICSANPVLASSEFSVQRMSQFDVNGVAYGCRASALSLEAKSLYTWSTGRHCVVAKLQDLTIDQFREIRQKAGGLVILLPQHVSDMTFEEKEHLNLLEQAMLAQPNSIPIYFSPYNSELERIITDITRTTSKNVEGKAQRTSAATELLSSISANGYQVIVSGASHLASKNSRIPIIQGELAATTKILKQMESGGESNSKLPLIVITSHLNTFGLYNEYPLNADAAVLLTLADVFSKLHSTPNAVPKYRLLFLLTESGTLLNFQGVKKWLDENVQLQEDIVSITGSLIAAKNPTNIIDENVDFVLCLDTITQSLNAETGNLYMHVSKPPKEGTAMNDFFKLLKNVAAQYGNVTVDGVHKKINLADQQLAWEHERFSMRRLPAFTISALKSPKEPARATIFKDEEEQIIAQTQQHAKILAETLAHYVYGLQEPYEIFAGPMGINKKLIKAYLQVKSALHNNDLKNAFEKYLKNVKIMYDKPDTRDPDFMFYDGQEARLNVYHVKPAIFDLFLTILICAYLASVYFVIQFFPALYDTVCKMTKPQVLTQANSNNTKSKVN; via the exons ATGTTTGAGGATGCTGAGAATTTTGCGGATATTTTCCGTGGTGGACTGCCCTATCTACTGATTGCTCTACCAGTTTTACTCATTTGCTCAGCCAATCCTGTATTGGCATCCAGCGAATTCTCCGTGCAACGGATGTCACAGTTCGATGTAAATGGAGTGGCTTATG GATGTCGTGCATCTGCATTATCGCTAGAGGCGAAATCTCTCTATACTTGGAGTACTGGCAGGCACTGTGTAGTTgcaaa ATTACAAGATTTAACTATTGATCAGTTCCGTGAAATACGGCAAAAAGCTGGAGGTTTGGTTATACTGCTACCGCAGCATGTCAGTGATATGACATTTGAGGAAAAAGAG CACCTCAATTTGCTTGAACAAGCTATGCTGGCACAGCCAAATTCAATTCCCATATATTTCTCGCCGTATAACTCCGAGCTCGAGCGTATCATAACGGATATTACAAGAACAACCTCCAAAAATGTTGAGGGCAAAGCTCAACGCACATCAGCAGCTACAGAGCTGCTGTCATCGATATCGGCCAATGGTTATCAGGTTATTGTATCTGGTGCGAGTCATTTAGCTAGCAAAAATAGTAGAATACCAATTATACAAGGTGAATTGGCGGCCACTAcgaaaattttgaagcaaatggAAAGTGGCGGCGAGTCCAACAGCAAATTGCCATTAATTGTCATAACCTCACATCTCAACACATTCGGATTGTATAAT GAATATCCTTTGAACGCCGATGCCGCTGTGTTGCTAACACTCGCGGATGTATTTAGTAAATTGCACAGCACACCTAACGCAGTGCCTAAATATCGCTTATTATTCTTACTCACAGAATCCGGAACACTGTTGAACTTCCAAGGAGTCAAAAAGTGGCTCGATGAGAATGTGCAACTGCAG GAAGACATCGTGTCTATTACCGGTTCTTTAATTGCAGCCAAGAATCCAACTAACATAATAGACGAG AACGTTGATTTTGTGCTCTGTTTAGACACGATTACCCAATCGTTGAACGCTGAAACTGGCAACCTTTACATGCACGTCTCGAAACCACCCAAAGAGGGCACCGCAATGAATGATTTCTTCAAATTACTTAAAAACGTAGCAGCACAATATGGCAATGTTACAGTCGATGGTGTACATAAGAAGATCAATTTGGCCGATCAGCAACTCGCCTGGGAGCATGAACGTTTCAGCATGCGCCGTTTGCCAGCTTTCACGATATCCGCATTGAAATCACCCAAAGAGCCAGCACGCGCCACTATATTCAAAGACGAAGAAGAGCAAATTATTGCGCAAACGCAACAGCATGCTAAAATTTTAGCTGAAACGTTAGCACATTACGTGTATGGTTTACAAGAGCCATATGAAATCTTTGCTGGGCCAATG ggTATCAATAAGAAACTCATTAAAGCTTATCTGCAAGTCAAATCTGCGCTACATAATAACGACCTGAAGAACGCTTTCGAAAAGTACCTAAAGAATGTGAAGATCATGTACGATAAACCCGACACACGTGATCCGGACTTTATGTTCTACGATGGTCAAGAAGCACGCCTAAATGTATATCACGTGAAACCTGCCATTTTCGATCTCTTCCTTACCATACTCATATGCGCATACCTCGCCTCAGTGTACTTTGTCATACAATTCTTTCCAGCGTTATACGACACCGTTTGCAAAATGACCAAACCGCAAGTTCTGACGCAAGCCAATTCCAATAATACAAAATCTAAAGTAAATtag